A genomic stretch from Anabrus simplex isolate iqAnaSimp1 chromosome 2, ASM4041472v1, whole genome shotgun sequence includes:
- the LOC136863361 gene encoding uncharacterized protein isoform X4, whose amino-acid sequence MLHCGTSEEFVESVEELRARLDAMKRLMGDDLERKRQKRKKLSGESIIDGSFLSVVFGVVLLMIIGVSFYAFMNLYYAILKKFPAQQHTEL is encoded by the coding sequence GAACTTCTGAAGAATTCGTGGAGTCGGTTGAAGAACTCCGTGCACGTTTGGATGCTATGAAAAGACTTATGGGTGATGATTTGGAAAGAAAGAGACAGAAAAGAAAAAAGCTCTCGGGAGAATCCATAATTGATGGAAGTTTTCTCAGTGTTGTGTTTGGAGTTGTTCTGCTTATGATTATTGGTGTTAGTTTCTATGCATTTATGAACCTTTATTATGCAATTCTTAAGAAATTTCCTGCTCAACAACATACTGAACTATAG
- the LOC136863361 gene encoding uncharacterized protein isoform X2: MSLSFVITGTSEEFVESVEELRARLDAMKRLMGDDLERKRQKRKKLSGESIIDGSFLSVVFGVVLLMIIGVSFYAFMNLYYAILKKFPAQQHTEL; encoded by the coding sequence GAACTTCTGAAGAATTCGTGGAGTCGGTTGAAGAACTCCGTGCACGTTTGGATGCTATGAAAAGACTTATGGGTGATGATTTGGAAAGAAAGAGACAGAAAAGAAAAAAGCTCTCGGGAGAATCCATAATTGATGGAAGTTTTCTCAGTGTTGTGTTTGGAGTTGTTCTGCTTATGATTATTGGTGTTAGTTTCTATGCATTTATGAACCTTTATTATGCAATTCTTAAGAAATTTCCTGCTCAACAACATACTGAACTATAG
- the LOC136863361 gene encoding uncharacterized protein isoform X3, whose protein sequence is MINNEGTSEEFVESVEELRARLDAMKRLMGDDLERKRQKRKKLSGESIIDGSFLSVVFGVVLLMIIGVSFYAFMNLYYAILKKFPAQQHTEL, encoded by the coding sequence GAACTTCTGAAGAATTCGTGGAGTCGGTTGAAGAACTCCGTGCACGTTTGGATGCTATGAAAAGACTTATGGGTGATGATTTGGAAAGAAAGAGACAGAAAAGAAAAAAGCTCTCGGGAGAATCCATAATTGATGGAAGTTTTCTCAGTGTTGTGTTTGGAGTTGTTCTGCTTATGATTATTGGTGTTAGTTTCTATGCATTTATGAACCTTTATTATGCAATTCTTAAGAAATTTCCTGCTCAACAACATACTGAACTATAG